A window of Rhododendron vialii isolate Sample 1 chromosome 11a, ASM3025357v1 contains these coding sequences:
- the LOC131306811 gene encoding uncharacterized protein LOC131306811, whose translation MSITRVFDQIGRGYISGTGYDQRNYREYEIDLPTTFRGSRENNRTSQVSPRRGLSCFGKKGKLSPRYIGPFDIIKKIGEVAYHLALPLRLSNLHDVFHVSMLRKYESDPSHVLEWSELELEVDVSYGEEPIRILDSRDQVLRGKTIPLVQVLWSNQGSKESTWERKDEVREKYPHLFPE comes from the exons ATGTCAATCACCCGTGTGTTCGACCAAATTGGGAGAGGCTACATTAGTGGGACCGGATATGATCAGAGAAACTACCGAGAGTATGAGATCGATTTGCCAACGACTTTTAGAGGCTCAAGAGAGAACAACCGAACAAGTCAAG TATCGCCACGTCGAGGCTTATCGTGttttgggaagaagggaaagCTTTCACCACGTTATATTGGTCCGTTCGATATTATCAAGAAAATCGGAGAGGTTGCATACCATTTGGCTTTGCCACTAAGATTATCGAATCTGCACGATGTGTTCCATGTCTCTATGTTGAGAAAGTATGAATCAGACCCATCACATGTGTTAGAATGGTCCGAACTCGAATTGGAAGTTGATGTATCTTATGGGGAAGAGCCAATACGTATTCTAGATTCGCGcgatcaagtgttgaggggtaaaACGATACCGTTGGTTCAAGTCTTGTGGAGTAATCAGGGTAGCAAGGAGTCCACATGGGAAAGAAAGGATGAAGTTAGGGAGAAATACCCGCACCTATTTCCAGAATGA